One genomic region from Nitrospiria bacterium encodes:
- a CDS encoding Ni/Fe hydrogenase subunit alpha: MKNKTIRVKNLARVEGEGALTVKIEGDTVVDVRLEIFEPPRFFEALLRGREYGEAPDITARICGICPVAYQMSAVHAMENAFGVEVGGPLRALRRLIYCGEWIESHALHVYLLHAPDFLGYEDALRMARDHPGIVERGLRLKQVGNEIIRLLGGREVHPINVCVGGFYKVPTRRELDPLAERLRWARDAALETVRWTAALPCPDFDQDYEFVALRHPFEYPFNEGRLVSNRGLNAAVREYEDHFVEEQVPHSHALHSRFKKRGAYLVGPLARYSLNFDRLSPIAREAARGAGLSSVCRNPFRSIVVRSVEILQACDEALRIIDAYQKPDRPAVPIRPRAGTGYGCTEAPRGILYHRYGVDGAGLIREAKIVPPTSQNQKMIEEDLRRFIQAHVELPKEELGRRCEQTVRNYDPCISCATHFLRLRYERV; the protein is encoded by the coding sequence GTGAAAAATAAAACCATCCGGGTCAAAAATCTCGCCCGGGTCGAGGGCGAGGGCGCGCTCACCGTCAAGATCGAGGGCGATACGGTCGTCGACGTCCGGCTGGAGATCTTCGAGCCGCCGCGCTTTTTCGAGGCGCTGCTGCGCGGGCGGGAGTACGGCGAGGCCCCGGACATCACCGCCCGGATCTGCGGCATCTGTCCCGTCGCCTATCAAATGAGCGCGGTGCACGCGATGGAGAACGCCTTCGGGGTCGAAGTGGGCGGTCCGCTCCGGGCGCTGCGACGGCTGATCTATTGCGGCGAATGGATCGAGAGCCACGCGCTCCATGTCTATCTGCTTCACGCGCCGGACTTTTTAGGGTACGAGGACGCCCTCCGGATGGCCCGGGACCATCCGGGGATCGTCGAGCGGGGCCTCCGGCTGAAGCAGGTCGGAAACGAGATCATCCGCCTTTTGGGCGGGCGGGAGGTCCATCCCATCAATGTATGCGTCGGGGGGTTCTACAAGGTGCCGACCCGGCGCGAGCTCGACCCGCTGGCCGAGCGGCTCCGGTGGGCGCGGGACGCGGCGCTCGAGACGGTCCGGTGGACCGCCGCGCTGCCGTGTCCGGACTTTGATCAGGACTATGAATTCGTCGCGCTTCGCCATCCGTTCGAGTATCCCTTTAACGAAGGCCGTCTGGTTTCGAACCGCGGCCTGAACGCCGCGGTTCGCGAATACGAAGATCACTTCGTCGAAGAACAGGTGCCGCACAGCCACGCATTGCATTCGCGTTTTAAGAAGCGCGGCGCCTACCTGGTCGGCCCGCTCGCCCGCTACAGCCTGAACTTCGACCGGCTCTCGCCGATCGCGCGGGAGGCGGCGCGCGGGGCCGGTCTCTCTTCCGTCTGCCGAAATCCGTTCCGGAGCATCGTCGTACGGAGCGTCGAGATCCTCCAGGCCTGCGACGAGGCGCTCCGGATCATCGACGCTTATCAAAAACCGGACCGGCCCGCCGTTCCGATCCGGCCCCGCGCGGGGACGGGTTACGGCTGCACCGAGGCCCCCCGGGGCATTCTCTATCATCGCTACGGGGTGGACGGCGCGGGGCTGATTCGGGAGGCGAAGATCGTCCCCCCGACGTCCCAGAACCAGAAAATGATCGAGGAGGATCTGCGGCGCTTCATCCAGGCCCATGT